The DNA segment TAACAATTGCTCTATTTCAGGATTACGAAACGCGTGATCGACATAAGAGTCGAACCTTTTGTAGTGACGATAGTTATGCCCGTTGAGCCTTATATGCTCGTTATACCCTTCTTCGGTGAAGAAAACGTTTTTAAATTCCTCGACGTCCCTAACATTATACTTCTGGCACCCATTGACTTTGAATTCTTCAAAATCAAGCTCATTTTCTTCGCAATATTTCCTTAGCTCATCCTCAGTGTAAGAGCTACATCCGTCTATTACGTAGCGAATCTCATCTGTAAATCCATCTGGAACAGGCACTTCGCTTATACATCGCACGGTGAAAAAATACGGGCTTGCTGTTGCACGATTGTCCTGCGTTTCTAATCTGCGGTTAAGCTCAATCAAGAACGCTGCCGTTTTATCTGATATCACAACTGTTTTACTCATTTATATCTCCTTTCCGCAGTGCGGGCAGATCTTCACAGGGTTATCTATTAGCGAGTCATTCTTGATAGCATCCTCTTGACCTGGCCCCTTATAAAAGCTATTTTGTGAGCACAAGATCATTTCATTAGGTGTCTTTTTGCATTGGCTTCTCCGGAGACAAATTCTACATCTGTCTTTTAAATACAGGGTGTATACTATCGACTTCTGAGCAGGCGTATCCATGCCTATATCTCCTTTCCGCAGTGCGGGCATATCTTCTTTTTATCTTGAGGGACCTCCGGGATCGCCACCAGGTCGAGGGTCGACATCATTTTCTCGCGCTTAAGGCCGTTCAGATACTTAATGGTCAGCCTCTGGCCTTTCGTGGCCTGTTTTAACAAGCTGCGTTGCGCCTGGCTATCGAGAGAAGTGATTTCCCTGGCCACTGTAGCTATGAGAGTACCTGATCTCAGCATCTCGAAGAGCTCGGGGATAAGTTTCTCGCGCAGCGCCAGCCGCTGGCTGATCTTCCCCTGGCTGATGCCCAGCGCCACGGCCAGCTCGGTCTGCGTCATGCCGCCGGAGATGAGGGCCGCGAAATACTCCGCCTCGATCGCCGGGGATGGCGACCGGCTGTAGTGCTCGGAGAGCCCGATGAGCTCGCGGCACACGTCGGCGGGCAGTATGATAGCGGGCACTTGTTTCAGCTTGTTATTCTGAGCGCTCTGCCGGCGCCGCCTGCCGTCGACCACGCCGAAGTCGTACTTCTTGTCATCGATCGCTTCCAAGAGAAGAGGATGCAATACTCCGTACTTGCCCACGCTTGTATCTAACGCTTTGGGCGCAGTGCATGGCTCAGGCCTTATGCGGCTTAGCTCCACCGTCACGATTTCCATTGTAGCCTCCCAGTTATGCACTTATTATACACGGTTATGCACGTTTGTCAAGGGGGTTATGCACTATTGGAAGATTTTGGTTCGGGGCCAGGCGGCCTCGATCGCCCGGGCGTCGGCGTGGCTGAAATGCTGGACGTGCTCCCGGGCTACGTGCCCCATTATACTCAGCGGATGGGGCAGCACTACTATAACACGGTCCGCGATTCTATTCCACTCATCCAGCGCGGTCTCCCAATTCACCAAGTGCTCCAGGACATGGCTGGCGAAGGCTACGTCAAATTGTCGATCGGCGAAGGGCAGGCGCCCGGATTCGAAGTTTGCGATTACGGAGTTGGGGCCGCCGGCGTTGATATCGGCGTTGGTCACTACCTCGGGCAGGCTGCAGATGCCCATGGTCAAAGAGTCCCGGTTGCAGCCGGCGCCCAGGTTTATCATGCCTTTGTCCGCGGCCAGCGACCGGGCGATATCCAGCGCCTCGCTGCGCTTGAGGAAGAAATTGGCTGTGGCCCATGCCGTATACCCGAGAGCTGCAGCTCCCAGAATTCGGAGAGCACTGCCAAAATTCGGCCTATCGCCTTCCCTATGGACCATGGTTCTGATGTTTACGAAGTCGTTTTCCGCCGCCCACTTCTTCGCTTTCTCGAGGTGCCCCTTATCTTTGGTTTCCGTGATGATCTGCTCGGCATAGCTGGGATCGCCCTTCTTGGTGCCCCATAGCACATAAGTCTTCTCGCTCATTTGCCCGGCCACCCGCAAACATAATCCAGGTAGCCGTCGAGGTACTGGTAGATGAAGTTGGACGGCAGCGCCTCGTAGTCCCGGTCGAGCACCGGGTAAAGGCCTTCATAAGCCTCGTCGACGAGCTCGGTGCACCACAGGCCTCCCCGCCCCGTCCGCGGGATCTCGGTGAAGTGCACTGCAAACCCGCGGCCCTTCATCCAGTTGCGCAGGCAGCGTGACAGCACGCGGTAAGCGATCTGAGCGCACAGGACGTAATCGTATCCGGACCGCCCGTGCGCCGTAGCCTGCCACACCGCGCGCCGGCCCATCTCCTCCGGGGTCAAGTGGCAACCCGCGCGCTCATTCTCCAGGATATCGAACATGAGCACTTTCTCGCGGCTCGGGCGGTAGATGTTAATGGTCTTGCCTAAATACCACGACAGCCGGCCCACGGCCACGCCGTGGCTCGGTATACTTTCAAGGATAACGAAGTCGTTCTCGTGGGGGATGTAGTCCGCTATGATGATGAAGTGGAAGAACTCTGTAGCCGGCAGGATGAGCCTGGATGCCAAGCGTGTAACGAAGCCGCTTTCGACTACGGCCACTATGTCCCCGGGCCTTACCTTATTGGTATAAGCATACCATTCCTGACTTTTCAGATCTGTTATCTTCATGGGCTCCCGGCTCCTAACAGTCTATGCAGTATATACCCATGCTCCTGGCGCCGACGGAGATCTCCCGCGCCACGGCCTCCTGCTCTTCCTCCGGCTCTTTCATTATATAATAGCCGATCCCGAACGCCGCGGCGATCGCTGCAACTCCAAGCATTACTGTTTTCTCGTTCATGATACTCCTACGTCACGGTGTAAGACCCTAAACTCACCGGGTAGCTCATGCCGTTTAAGGTCCACGTACCTTCCTCGTATGTCTTTAGCCCGAGGATCACGTCATACACCCCGGGGTTGAACCCCATGTTCCACCACTCGGAGAGGAATGGCTTGGTCGTGCCTGCCGGCCAGTCGCCGTCCCATCCGTCCGGTGAAAGCCCCGACTCAAAGACATATCCTTCGGCCCTGTGTGTCGACCAGATGTAGCCATCGAAGTCCCATGGAGTAAGCGTTCTCCCCGAGTTGTTCTTGA comes from the Dehalococcoidia bacterium genome and includes:
- a CDS encoding ParB N-terminal domain-containing protein gives rise to the protein MEIVTVELSRIRPEPCTAPKALDTSVGKYGVLHPLLLEAIDDKKYDFGVVDGRRRRQSAQNNKLKQVPAIILPADVCRELIGLSEHYSRSPSPAIEAEYFAALISGGMTQTELAVALGISQGKISQRLALREKLIPELFEMLRSGTLIATVAREITSLDSQAQRSLLKQATKGQRLTIKYLNGLKREKMMSTLDLVAIPEVPQDKKKICPHCGKEI
- a CDS encoding methyltransferase domain-containing protein, whose protein sequence is MSEKTYVLWGTKKGDPSYAEQIITETKDKGHLEKAKKWAAENDFVNIRTMVHREGDRPNFGSALRILGAAALGYTAWATANFFLKRSEALDIARSLAADKGMINLGAGCNRDSLTMGICSLPEVVTNADINAGGPNSVIANFESGRLPFADRQFDVAFASHVLEHLVNWETALDEWNRIADRVIVVLPHPLSIMGHVAREHVQHFSHADARAIEAAWPRTKIFQ